The genomic region GGCCCGCTTCACCCCGAGCCAGATCCGCGCGCTGTACAGCACCTTCCCGAACGTCAGCGGCCTGCCTGAGCCCCGCCGGTCGGAGGTGCTCGCCGCATTGGGGGCCATCGCCGAGCGCGAGTTCGGCGGCCTCGTCGAGCGGACCTTCTACACCTCGATCTACACCGCACGGCGAGTGTAGGCCGGGGCGGCGAGCAGGGCAATTGCATGGTGGTCTCGTCGTGTAGCCTCGTCGGGGCTTTCAAGCCCCGACTGCTCGTTTGCCGCCTTTCGGGACTGCCAACGAACAGGCAATCGCCCTGGGGCGGCGGGCGGGTCTGTTGCGTCGATGTCCATGCTCCGTTCAGTCTGTGGCGGCCCTTTGCGGGGCGAACTCCCGTTCAACTTCTCAGCAGGCCGCATGCATCATGGGAGCGGGGGACTCCTTCGACGGTGCACACGGCGGCGGTAGGGCGGGGATATGCTCTGGCGGAAGCGCTCATCCCAGGTAGCTGTTCGTGACGCGCCTGCGCCGATGCGTGAAGCGTCGGGCGTTGACGACGCCCCGGCGGCGCATTCTGGCCTTGACGAGGCCCTTGACACCGCAGTTCAGTTCTTGCGCTCATTCGGGCAGCACGCCTTCGAGATCGGCGGCGTTGACATCACCACCTTCGCCCGCCAGTGCGACGCCTGGGCCAAGCACCTGGCGATTGGCGCGCCGCATCCTGACGCTGACCCCAACGATCCTGCTGCCGCGCGCCAGCCACGTGACTGGGTCGGCGCGCGTCACTTCTTCGCCCGGCGGCGCGAGCAGGAGACCACCGCCATCACCACCAGCCTCGGCAACCTGCGGGAGGTGATCGCCGACCTGACCGAGCGGCTGGCCACCAATCTTGTGGAGGATCAGGCCGGCGACAGCCGCCTCGCCGAGCACGTCGAGCGGTTGCGCGCCGCGTCCAGCCTGGAGTCCGTCCAGGCGTTGCAGCAGGAGGTCTCGACCGTCGCGGGTCTGCTGACCTGCCTGCTGGAGGACCGCAACCGCGTGGTCCGGGCGCAGCTAGTGGAGCTGGACACCCGCATCGCCGCCCTCTCCGAGGAGCTGCAGGAGGTCCGCCGCGAGAGCAGCCTGGACGGGCTCACCCGCGTCTTCAACCGGGGCGCGTTCGACCGGGCGTTCGGGCGCATGTTCCGGCTGGCGTCGGTCTCAGCCGACGCCGCCTGCCTCGTGCTGGTCGACCTGGATCACCTCAAGACGATCAACGACCGGTACGGCCACCGCGCCGGCGACGAGGCCCTGCGCATCTTCGCAGACCATCTCGTGCGGAGCTTCCCGCGCCGCTCGGACTTCGTGGCCCGCTACGGCGGCGATGAGCTGGTGGCGATCCTGCCGCGCACCAGCGCCGCCGACAGCACCCGCCTGGCGACGCGCTTCCTGGAGAGCATCCGCCAGGTCACTGTCAACAGCGACA from Chloroflexota bacterium harbors:
- a CDS encoding diguanylate cyclase, with protein sequence MREASGVDDAPAAHSGLDEALDTAVQFLRSFGQHAFEIGGVDITTFARQCDAWAKHLAIGAPHPDADPNDPAAARQPRDWVGARHFFARRREQETTAITTSLGNLREVIADLTERLATNLVEDQAGDSRLAEHVERLRAASSLESVQALQQEVSTVAGLLTCLLEDRNRVVRAQLVELDTRIAALSEELQEVRRESSLDGLTRVFNRGAFDRAFGRMFRLASVSADAACLVLVDLDHLKTINDRYGHRAGDEALRIFADHLVRSFPRRSDFVARYGGDELVAILPRTSAADSTRLATRFLESIRQVTVNSDSQPFRITSSMGLAELKRGESQAVWLDRADRALYEAKAAGRDRLVIAP